One genomic segment of Marinitoga piezophila KA3 includes these proteins:
- the efp gene encoding elongation factor P, whose amino-acid sequence MVVVGDLKKGMIILLDGELYRVLGMQKHFTGRGSGIIKTKLKNIKTGYVIDKNFNSGEKVEEAALEYRPAEYLYHDGDSYVFMDLNTYEQYLLSEEDVADAKDYLIDNLEVTLTFYDEKPVGIVLPTVVVLEVVETEPNFKGDTASGGGKPAILQTGLKTTVPFFVEVGQKVKVDTRTGEYIERA is encoded by the coding sequence ATGGTAGTAGTTGGAGATTTAAAAAAAGGAATGATTATACTTTTAGATGGGGAATTATACAGAGTATTAGGAATGCAGAAACATTTCACAGGTAGAGGTAGTGGAATAATAAAAACAAAATTAAAGAATATAAAAACAGGTTATGTAATAGATAAAAATTTCAACTCTGGTGAAAAGGTTGAAGAAGCTGCTCTTGAATATAGACCAGCTGAATACTTATATCACGATGGAGATAGTTATGTATTCATGGATTTAAACACATATGAGCAATATTTATTATCAGAAGAAGATGTTGCAGATGCTAAAGATTATTTAATAGACAATCTCGAAGTTACTTTAACATTCTATGATGAAAAACCTGTTGGAATAGTATTGCCAACAGTTGTGGTACTTGAAGTTGTTGAAACAGAACCTAATTTTAAAGGAGATACTGCTTCAGGAGGAGGAAAACCAGCAATTTTACAGACTGGATTAAAAACAACAGTTCCATTTTTTGTTGAAGTGGGACAAAAAGTAAAAGTAGACACAAGAACCGGTGAATATATTGAAAGAGCCTGA
- the nusB gene encoding transcription antitermination factor NusB, whose protein sequence is MIPKRRYVREAVLEATFQLDFIEGIEYENVIDLLRDLLKEKKVPQNLFEEGEIYLQNILENKDRYDEYIKKYLINWDFDRVANIEKTILRLAIFELEKRKDIPPKVILDEAVELAKKYSNEKSAKFINGILDKIAKEEFKRL, encoded by the coding sequence TTGATTCCAAAAAGAAGATATGTTAGAGAAGCAGTATTAGAAGCGACATTTCAACTTGATTTTATTGAGGGTATAGAATATGAAAATGTAATAGATTTATTGAGGGACCTTTTAAAAGAAAAAAAGGTCCCTCAAAACCTATTTGAAGAAGGGGAAATTTATTTACAAAATATTTTGGAAAATAAAGATAGATATGATGAATATATAAAAAAATATCTTATTAATTGGGATTTTGATAGAGTTGCAAATATTGAAAAAACTATTTTAAGACTTGCAATATTTGAGTTAGAAAAAAGAAAGGATATTCCGCCTAAGGTTATTCTTGATGAAGCTGTTGAATTAGCAAAAAAATATTCCAATGAAAAAAGTGCCAAATTTATAAACGGTATTTTAGATAAAATAGCAAAAGAAGAATTTAAAAGGCTATAG
- a CDS encoding Asp23/Gls24 family envelope stress response protein: MAMYEKNQFGELTFTDSALKELAMKSYQLFFKENVEGADLNERDLAKLIKVNENDDGTISVFVKTKAKYGESIIKFAKDLQEFLKSEVEKMTEVPVRNVDIVLDGLIISSTEDNYEELEEAEKPEIEEEIDYEKIEDENGSVEN; encoded by the coding sequence ATGGCCATGTATGAAAAAAATCAATTTGGTGAATTAACCTTCACTGATAGTGCATTAAAAGAATTGGCCATGAAATCGTATCAATTATTTTTTAAAGAAAATGTTGAAGGTGCAGATTTAAATGAAAGAGATTTAGCAAAATTGATTAAAGTAAATGAAAATGATGACGGAACAATATCAGTATTCGTAAAAACAAAAGCAAAATATGGTGAGAGCATAATAAAATTCGCAAAGGATTTACAGGAATTCTTAAAATCAGAAGTAGAAAAAATGACAGAAGTGCCTGTAAGAAATGTTGATATTGTTCTTGATGGATTAATTATTTCTTCTACGGAAGATAATTATGAAGAATTAGAAGAAGCAGAAAAACCAGAAATTGAAGAAGAAATAGACTATGAAAAAATCGAAGATGAAAATGGGAGTGTTGAAAATTGA
- a CDS encoding cell division protein FtsA: MFALDIGTRFIVGIISEMTEDGEIIIENFAVKEHENRAMLDGQIHDVTKVSKGVEKIIKQLKENIDDESKIKNVAVALAGRFLVTTIGEYEMEISNMNYIDYNTVKTLELEAVKDAVKNLEIEKNFYCVGYSVLYYEIDGEWIKKLEGQKGEKAKAKVIAAFLPKNVVDAMLAVLELNDLEPVHITLEPIAAMNLIVPEDLRTLNIAMVDVGAGTSDIAIAKDGTIIGYGMVPMAGDEISEAISKELLVDFKTAERLKRELNNQEKDVFTYKDILDFEQEISKEKILEIIEPVVEEITSKIAEKILELNGKPPIAVMVVGGGGKVPQFIDKLALKLNLSRNRITLKDIKNIEYVEFLTDETLEGSEFITPVGIAYVAHKNEGNVFARIIVNDKPINMMLVGGELSVMQVLLQAGFGINDIVGKPAPAISYEINGELKFLPGEKGKEAPIKINGKEADLKSPVKPGDVLEVGKPQDGKIHYPTVKEIIKPYKIFIDGELYSIYPRVYKNNEEVNLEDIVHDGDKFEIRNPLVKELKSKLKSKTIKFSINDKFYEIPVGKVLMRKNEILNDFDEIYDNDKLYTQMVEVPLIKDFIDVNPEKVMSIVLNGSPIELPLEEIIVKDREKRVNINSKVYDDMHLKVEKREKEIRLLDLFTHIDFDVSNFTKYKIYINNKEIFSFNEKLNPGDEIRMEFE; this comes from the coding sequence ATGTTTGCTCTTGATATAGGAACACGCTTTATAGTTGGAATAATATCAGAAATGACAGAAGATGGAGAAATTATTATAGAAAATTTTGCCGTAAAAGAACATGAAAATCGTGCAATGCTTGATGGACAAATACATGATGTTACAAAGGTTTCAAAAGGTGTTGAAAAGATAATTAAACAATTAAAAGAAAACATAGATGATGAATCCAAAATAAAAAATGTAGCCGTTGCTCTTGCAGGAAGGTTTTTAGTAACAACAATAGGCGAATATGAAATGGAAATTTCTAACATGAATTATATTGATTATAATACCGTTAAGACATTGGAATTGGAAGCAGTAAAAGATGCAGTTAAAAATTTAGAAATAGAAAAAAATTTCTATTGCGTAGGTTATTCTGTATTATATTATGAAATAGATGGAGAATGGATAAAAAAATTAGAAGGACAAAAAGGTGAAAAAGCAAAGGCAAAGGTTATTGCAGCATTTTTGCCTAAAAATGTTGTTGATGCAATGCTTGCCGTTTTAGAATTAAATGATTTAGAGCCAGTTCACATTACTCTTGAACCTATAGCAGCTATGAATCTAATTGTTCCGGAAGATTTAAGAACATTAAATATCGCCATGGTTGATGTAGGAGCTGGAACAAGCGATATTGCAATAGCAAAAGATGGAACAATAATCGGATATGGTATGGTTCCAATGGCAGGAGATGAAATTTCTGAAGCCATTTCAAAAGAATTATTAGTGGATTTTAAAACAGCAGAACGACTAAAAAGAGAATTAAATAATCAGGAAAAAGATGTATTTACATACAAAGATATACTTGATTTTGAACAGGAAATTTCAAAAGAAAAAATTCTTGAAATTATCGAACCTGTAGTTGAGGAAATAACTTCAAAAATAGCAGAAAAAATACTTGAATTAAATGGAAAACCTCCAATAGCTGTTATGGTTGTTGGTGGTGGAGGGAAAGTACCGCAATTTATTGATAAACTTGCATTAAAACTCAACCTTTCCAGAAATAGAATTACTTTAAAGGATATAAAAAATATAGAATATGTTGAATTTTTAACTGATGAAACACTTGAAGGAAGCGAATTTATTACACCTGTTGGAATTGCATATGTTGCACATAAAAATGAAGGGAATGTTTTTGCAAGAATTATAGTAAATGATAAGCCAATAAATATGATGCTTGTTGGTGGAGAATTAAGTGTAATGCAGGTTTTATTACAGGCTGGATTTGGAATAAATGATATTGTTGGAAAACCGGCACCTGCGATATCGTATGAAATAAATGGTGAATTAAAATTCTTGCCGGGAGAAAAAGGTAAAGAAGCACCTATAAAAATAAATGGAAAAGAAGCAGATTTAAAAAGTCCTGTTAAACCTGGTGATGTATTGGAGGTTGGTAAACCTCAAGATGGAAAGATTCATTATCCAACTGTGAAAGAGATTATAAAACCTTATAAAATATTTATTGATGGCGAATTATATTCTATCTATCCCAGAGTATATAAAAACAATGAAGAAGTAAATTTAGAAGATATTGTTCATGATGGCGATAAATTTGAAATAAGGAATCCTCTTGTAAAAGAATTAAAAAGCAAATTAAAATCAAAAACAATAAAATTCTCTATCAATGACAAATTTTATGAAATACCTGTTGGTAAAGTATTAATGAGAAAAAATGAAATATTGAATGATTTTGATGAAATATATGATAACGATAAATTATATACGCAAATGGTAGAAGTACCATTAATAAAAGATTTTATAGATGTTAATCCCGAAAAAGTTATGAGTATAGTTTTAAACGGCTCACCAATAGAATTACCTTTAGAAGAAATAATAGTAAAGGACAGAGAAAAGAGAGTAAATATAAACAGTAAAGTATATGATGATATGCATTTGAAAGTAGAAAAAAGAGAAAAAGAAATACGTTTATTGGATTTATTTACTCATATAGATTTTGATGTATCAAATTTTACAAAATACAAAATATATATAAATAACAAAGAAATATTCAGTTTTAATGAAAAACTTAATCCTGGTGATGAAATAAGGATGGAATTTGAATGA
- a CDS encoding endonuclease MutS2, whose amino-acid sequence MNSKTYKDLEIDKILNLISSKASSRYGKRYILEEFEYFQDYEKIEEEYKIIDEINNYIYEYGEFDIRGIPIIYDEIKKVENGTYLDPIEYKRIADFLSQTQNLYKENRKNLIKYTHLQDLIFSIPETDNFIDIVYKAIDEDGNVKDSASDLLRRIRKRIENNKKSISVTLRRIIGKYQKYVSIQQPTVKNNRYCIVIRSEYKNKINGSIIAYSDRGVSVYIEPYEVGKLNAELSDLFAQEKAEISRILGEIYLKLVKILPKVKKTISIVEYIDSLQARIKYAKENRYVFSKPEKNKKYIYLSDIRHPLIEKEKVVPVTLKLPKDKSGMIITGPNTGGKTVVLKSVGISVVFSHAVYPVPAEMANIPYITNIFTDIGDEQSIEQTLSTFSSHLKNIKNILDNAHEKTLVLIDELGTGTDPIEGSALAIAIIEKLLELNSTFFITSHLSAVKMYSIENERLLSASMGFDKNTLSPTYRLLIGVPGASHAIDIAERLGLPHDVLVKANNFLSKEQVYDEKIIENLSQIYEELEKEKELHKQKHKEVIQLQRNLEEQLEIIKKRELEKIDEEIKEYKEYLKNLKKDVENYISILKNEKNIDKIKDLNKKIEKKKRELEKTKIKNNNKKNENNINIGDVVLIGGEKAKVIKILKDKIQVKFIEKPFELTVSPDEIKLEKSKDEKNKNQKNSMHIPVLKPIKNEIDIRGYTVEDAIPEIEKFISDLIASNMKGGYIIHGKGTGKLAMGIWAYLRKNRRIKSFRLGNDNEGGTGVTYVEV is encoded by the coding sequence ATGAATTCCAAAACATATAAAGATCTTGAAATAGATAAAATACTAAATTTAATATCCTCAAAAGCCTCTTCAAGATATGGAAAAAGATATATACTTGAAGAGTTTGAATATTTCCAAGATTATGAAAAAATTGAAGAAGAATACAAAATAATAGATGAGATTAATAATTATATATATGAATACGGTGAATTTGATATTCGCGGAATCCCTATAATATATGATGAAATAAAAAAAGTTGAAAATGGTACATATTTAGATCCAATTGAATATAAAAGAATTGCTGATTTTCTTTCTCAGACACAAAATTTATATAAAGAAAATAGAAAAAATCTTATTAAATATACTCATTTACAGGATTTAATATTTTCTATTCCTGAAACAGATAATTTTATTGATATTGTATATAAAGCTATTGATGAAGATGGGAATGTAAAAGATTCCGCAAGCGATTTATTGAGACGAATAAGAAAAAGAATAGAAAATAATAAAAAAAGCATTTCTGTAACTTTAAGAAGAATAATAGGAAAATATCAAAAATATGTAAGTATTCAACAGCCTACTGTAAAAAATAATAGATATTGCATAGTTATAAGAAGTGAATATAAAAATAAAATAAATGGTTCTATTATTGCATATTCAGATAGAGGAGTTTCGGTATATATTGAACCGTATGAAGTAGGAAAACTCAATGCTGAACTTTCTGATTTATTTGCTCAGGAAAAAGCAGAAATATCAAGGATTTTAGGTGAAATATACCTTAAACTTGTAAAAATACTTCCCAAAGTAAAAAAAACTATAAGTATAGTTGAGTATATTGATTCATTACAGGCTAGAATAAAATACGCTAAAGAAAATAGATATGTATTTTCAAAACCAGAGAAAAATAAAAAGTATATATATCTTTCCGATATAAGACATCCTTTAATAGAAAAAGAAAAGGTAGTTCCAGTAACTCTAAAATTACCTAAAGATAAGTCTGGAATGATTATTACAGGGCCAAATACAGGCGGAAAAACTGTAGTTTTAAAATCTGTAGGGATAAGCGTTGTATTTTCTCATGCTGTATATCCAGTACCTGCGGAAATGGCGAATATCCCATATATAACAAATATTTTTACTGATATTGGTGATGAACAAAGTATTGAACAAACATTGAGTACTTTTTCTTCGCATTTGAAAAATATAAAAAATATATTGGATAATGCACATGAAAAAACATTGGTATTAATTGATGAACTTGGCACGGGAACTGATCCTATTGAGGGATCCGCTTTAGCAATAGCCATAATAGAAAAACTTCTCGAATTAAACAGCACATTTTTTATTACTTCACATTTATCCGCAGTAAAAATGTACTCTATAGAAAATGAAAGATTATTATCGGCTTCTATGGGATTTGATAAAAATACATTATCTCCAACGTACAGGTTATTAATAGGTGTCCCAGGTGCATCACATGCAATTGATATTGCAGAACGTCTTGGGCTTCCTCATGATGTATTGGTTAAAGCCAACAACTTTTTAAGTAAAGAACAGGTATATGATGAAAAAATAATAGAAAATCTTTCGCAAATATATGAAGAATTAGAAAAAGAAAAAGAATTACATAAACAAAAGCATAAAGAAGTTATACAACTTCAAAGAAATCTTGAAGAACAATTGGAAATAATTAAGAAAAGAGAATTAGAAAAAATTGATGAAGAAATAAAAGAGTATAAGGAATATCTAAAAAATCTAAAAAAAGATGTAGAAAATTATATTTCCATATTGAAAAACGAAAAGAATATAGACAAAATTAAGGATTTAAATAAAAAAATTGAAAAGAAAAAAAGAGAATTAGAAAAAACTAAGATAAAAAACAATAATAAAAAGAATGAAAATAATATAAATATAGGGGATGTAGTATTAATTGGTGGTGAAAAGGCAAAGGTAATAAAAATTTTAAAAGATAAAATACAGGTAAAATTTATTGAAAAACCATTTGAATTGACTGTTTCTCCAGATGAAATCAAATTAGAAAAAAGTAAAGACGAAAAAAATAAAAATCAAAAAAATTCTATGCATATTCCGGTATTAAAACCTATAAAAAATGAAATTGATATTAGAGGTTATACAGTAGAAGACGCAATTCCAGAAATAGAAAAATTCATATCAGATTTAATAGCCTCTAATATGAAAGGTGGATATATTATTCACGGGAAAGGTACCGGAAAACTTGCAATGGGAATCTGGGCATATCTAAGAAAAAATAGGAGAATAAAATCTTTCAGATTAGGAAATGATAATGAAGGGGGTACAGGAGTTACCTACGTGGAGGTGTAA
- a CDS encoding M24 family metallopeptidase, translating into MFFDRINLLREKMANKGLDGYLIINIESSSKPSSYYLTGFTGSFSVVLITEKEVKFMTDGRYIEQATKQTGEKPIILKGKLEEEIKKLIELPEGAKIGFEANTVSSHIYLNILMKFEKYTFVPAEELLLELRRTKSMEEVEYIKKAVEIAEKALQETLDTFKLGMTEKEFAAKLEYNMKIFGSDTYAFETIVASGPRGALPHGIASDKTINKGELVVIDFGAYANGYNSDITRTIAIGEISEKHREIYEIVLKAQKAAVAGVKPGLAYSEIDKIARDIISEAGYGEYFSHGLGHGVGLEVHESPRVSKLSTETSQPGDIITIEPGIYIPGEVGIRIEDDVLVTEDGYELLTTFDKNLIII; encoded by the coding sequence ATGTTTTTTGACAGAATCAATCTCTTAAGAGAAAAAATGGCAAATAAAGGTTTAGATGGATATTTAATTATTAATATTGAAAGCTCTTCAAAACCATCATCATACTATTTAACAGGATTTACCGGATCTTTTTCTGTTGTTTTAATAACAGAAAAAGAAGTAAAGTTTATGACAGATGGAAGATACATAGAACAGGCTACAAAACAAACAGGAGAAAAACCAATTATCTTAAAAGGAAAATTGGAAGAAGAAATAAAAAAACTTATTGAATTACCTGAAGGAGCAAAAATAGGATTTGAAGCTAACACTGTTTCTTCTCATATATATTTAAATATATTAATGAAATTTGAAAAATATACATTTGTTCCAGCTGAAGAACTTTTATTGGAATTAAGAAGAACAAAATCAATGGAAGAAGTAGAATATATAAAAAAAGCTGTTGAAATAGCTGAAAAAGCTTTGCAAGAAACATTGGATACATTTAAATTAGGAATGACAGAAAAAGAATTTGCAGCAAAACTTGAATATAATATGAAAATTTTCGGTTCAGACACTTATGCATTTGAAACAATAGTTGCATCAGGTCCAAGAGGTGCTTTACCTCATGGGATTGCATCAGATAAAACTATTAATAAAGGTGAATTGGTAGTAATTGACTTTGGAGCATATGCAAATGGTTATAATTCAGATATTACAAGAACCATTGCTATTGGTGAAATTTCAGAAAAACATAGAGAAATATATGAAATAGTTTTAAAGGCACAGAAAGCTGCTGTTGCAGGTGTAAAACCTGGATTGGCATATTCTGAAATAGATAAGATAGCAAGAGACATTATTTCTGAAGCAGGGTATGGTGAATATTTCTCACATGGACTTGGACATGGAGTAGGGCTTGAAGTTCATGAAAGTCCAAGAGTATCTAAATTATCAACTGAAACCTCACAACCTGGTGATATAATTACAATAGAACCGGGAATCTATATTCCAGGAGAAGTTGGAATAAGAATTGAAGATGATGTATTGGTAACAGAAGATGGTTATGAATTATTAACAACTTTTGATAAAAATCTTATTATAATATAA
- the dxs gene encoding 1-deoxy-D-xylulose-5-phosphate synthase — MDMENPLYHKIREMDYEELESLANKIRNYIYETVTKNTGHLASNLGVVELTLALYRIFDPKEDIVIWDTSHQAYIHKLLTGRWEAFKTLRQKNGISGFTNIFESEYDYFGAGHAGTSISAALGYEIGFKNQNIDKNIIAIIGDGAFTSGMVLESLNQLKSLHSKIKIILVNNEMSISENVGAIAKILNKVRLSNDYYAIKEKIKDTLESSEVGQDIEHTLKKIRDGIKHTVYNEAMSIFEGMGIKYYGPVDGHDIKSLEKYLRFIKNYDDGPCILHLKTIKGKGMDFAEENPTKYHGVSNKKSEKLSYSKVVGNVLKELGEKYNFVSFTAAMEEGTGLNILKSRYPEKVIDMGITEPSIVTAAGATRLAGTFAIVDIYSSFMQRAFDSIIHDIALQKIPVLYLLDRAGIVGEDGPTHHGVFDISYLRLVPDIEILTPLNAQDLANMLYTVLENDLEKPTFIRFPRGGEYIDIKDIINNLELVDEKWKVIKEESKENIVFVVGQLIEEYKELWDELNATIIGVRSVKPIDEGILKEYIKDNTNIFIVEENAIKGGFNEEIKTYIIKNKINIDSLVELGANDEFIPQGTRKELLDEYIVKPEYLREKIGITHKTK; from the coding sequence ATGGATATGGAAAACCCTTTGTACCACAAGATACGGGAAATGGATTATGAAGAATTAGAGAGTTTAGCGAATAAAATAAGGAATTATATATATGAAACGGTTACAAAAAATACAGGACATCTTGCCTCAAATCTTGGAGTGGTTGAATTAACCCTTGCACTATATAGAATTTTTGACCCGAAAGAGGATATTGTTATCTGGGATACAAGTCATCAAGCATATATACATAAATTACTAACTGGAAGATGGGAAGCATTTAAAACATTAAGACAGAAAAATGGAATTAGTGGATTTACAAATATATTCGAAAGTGAATATGATTATTTTGGTGCTGGGCATGCTGGCACTTCTATTTCTGCTGCTTTGGGATATGAAATAGGGTTTAAAAATCAAAATATTGATAAGAATATTATCGCTATTATTGGTGATGGTGCATTTACCAGTGGTATGGTACTTGAATCATTAAATCAGTTAAAATCACTTCATTCTAAAATAAAAATAATACTTGTTAATAATGAAATGTCTATTTCAGAAAATGTTGGAGCTATTGCAAAAATTTTAAATAAAGTAAGATTATCAAATGATTATTATGCAATAAAGGAAAAAATAAAAGATACTCTTGAAAGTTCAGAAGTTGGTCAGGATATTGAACACACATTGAAAAAAATACGTGATGGTATTAAACATACAGTATATAATGAAGCAATGAGTATATTTGAAGGTATGGGAATAAAATATTATGGTCCAGTAGACGGGCACGATATAAAATCCCTTGAAAAATATCTTAGATTTATAAAAAATTATGATGATGGTCCATGTATTTTACATTTAAAAACCATTAAAGGTAAAGGAATGGACTTTGCTGAAGAAAATCCAACAAAATATCATGGAGTGAGCAATAAAAAATCAGAAAAACTTTCTTATAGTAAGGTAGTTGGTAATGTTCTTAAAGAATTAGGTGAGAAATATAATTTTGTTTCCTTTACCGCTGCTATGGAGGAAGGAACAGGGTTAAATATTTTAAAGTCCCGATATCCTGAAAAGGTTATTGATATGGGAATTACAGAACCATCAATAGTTACAGCTGCAGGAGCGACGAGACTTGCAGGGACATTCGCAATTGTTGATATATATTCATCATTTATGCAAAGAGCATTTGACTCAATTATTCATGATATAGCTTTACAAAAAATTCCTGTATTATATTTGCTCGATAGAGCTGGTATCGTTGGAGAAGACGGACCAACTCATCATGGTGTATTTGATATATCTTATTTGAGATTGGTGCCAGATATTGAAATATTGACACCATTAAATGCCCAGGATTTAGCTAATATGCTATATACCGTATTGGAAAACGATCTGGAAAAACCTACATTTATAAGATTTCCAAGAGGTGGAGAATATATAGATATAAAAGATATAATAAATAATTTAGAATTAGTGGATGAAAAATGGAAAGTAATAAAAGAAGAATCAAAAGAAAATATCGTTTTTGTTGTTGGACAATTAATTGAAGAATATAAAGAATTATGGGATGAACTTAATGCAACAATTATTGGTGTTAGAAGCGTTAAACCAATTGATGAAGGGATTTTAAAAGAATATATAAAGGATAATACAAATATTTTTATTGTAGAGGAGAATGCGATAAAAGGCGGATTTAATGAAGAAATAAAAACATATATTATAAAGAATAAAATAAATATAGATTCATTAGTAGAATTAGGAGCTAACGATGAATTTATTCCTCAGGGAACAAGAAAAGAATTATTAGATGAATATATAGTAAAACCAGAGTATTTAAGAGAAAAAATAGGAATTACCCATAAAACAAAATGA